The Fortiea contorta PCC 7126 genome has a segment encoding these proteins:
- a CDS encoding GuaB3 family IMP dehydrogenase-related protein: MDIQLGRGKTARRAYGIDEIALVPGKRTLDPSLADTKWRIGNIEREIPIIASAMDGVVDVRMAVRLSQLGALGVLNLEGIQTRYADPEPILDRIAAVGKDEFVALMQELYAEPIKPELITQRIQEIKLQGGIAAVSSTPAGASKYGEVVAKAGADLFFVQATVVSTAHLSPESLIPLDLAEFCHSMPIPVVLGNCVTYEVTLNLLKAGAAAVLVGIGPGAACTSRGVLGVGVPQATAIADCAAARDDYYRETGNYIPVIADGGLITGGDICKCIACGADGVMIGSPFARAAEAPGRGYHWGMATPSPVLPRGTRIRVATTGSLEQILIGPAGLDDGTHNLLGALKTSMGTLGAKNIKEMQQVEVVIAPSLLTEGKVYQKAQQLGMGK; this comes from the coding sequence GTGGATATTCAACTTGGGCGGGGGAAAACAGCTCGCAGAGCCTACGGAATTGATGAAATTGCGTTAGTCCCTGGTAAAAGAACACTAGATCCTTCTCTAGCGGATACTAAATGGCGGATTGGCAATATTGAGCGTGAAATCCCCATCATTGCCAGTGCGATGGATGGCGTCGTCGATGTTCGTATGGCTGTGCGCTTATCGCAGTTAGGAGCATTAGGCGTCCTCAATTTGGAAGGTATCCAAACTCGCTATGCCGATCCAGAGCCAATTTTAGATCGGATTGCCGCCGTGGGCAAAGATGAATTTGTGGCTTTGATGCAAGAACTCTATGCCGAACCGATTAAGCCGGAACTAATTACCCAGCGGATTCAAGAAATTAAACTTCAAGGTGGGATTGCGGCGGTGAGTTCTACCCCAGCTGGTGCAAGTAAATATGGTGAAGTGGTGGCGAAAGCCGGAGCAGATTTATTCTTCGTCCAAGCTACGGTTGTTTCCACAGCGCATTTGTCACCTGAATCTTTAATTCCCCTAGATTTAGCGGAATTTTGCCATTCTATGCCGATTCCCGTAGTATTGGGCAATTGTGTCACCTATGAAGTGACGCTGAATTTGTTAAAAGCAGGAGCGGCGGCGGTATTGGTGGGAATTGGCCCTGGTGCAGCTTGTACTTCCCGTGGTGTGTTGGGTGTGGGTGTACCTCAAGCCACAGCGATCGCTGATTGTGCCGCCGCACGAGATGATTATTATCGAGAAACTGGTAACTATATTCCCGTGATTGCCGATGGTGGTTTAATCACAGGTGGTGACATTTGTAAATGTATCGCTTGCGGCGCCGATGGCGTCATGATTGGTTCTCCCTTCGCCAGAGCCGCCGAAGCCCCAGGCAGGGGTTATCATTGGGGCATGGCAACTCCTAGCCCGGTTCTGCCCCGTGGGACTCGTATCCGCGTCGCCACCACCGGTAGTTTAGAGCAAATACTCATTGGCCCAGCCGGACTCGATGACGGCACTCACAACCTCCTAGGAGCCTTAAAAACGAGTATGGGCACCTTGGGAGCTAAGAACATTAAAGAAATGCAACAGGTGGAAGTTGTGATTGCTCCTTCTCTGCTGACTGAAGGCAAAGTTTACCAAAAAGCTCAACAACTGGGCATGGGTAAATAG